The Pleuronectes platessa chromosome 10, fPlePla1.1, whole genome shotgun sequence genome contains a region encoding:
- the u2af2a gene encoding U2 small nuclear RNA auxiliary factor 2a isoform X3 yields MSDFDEFERQLSENKQAERDKENRHHRRSSSRSRSRDRKRRSRDRDRRSRDHRGDSKERRHRRSRQQTPPPIQKAPARMRVFVSGKEGRDSENMESLQTRSPTSFPQENAGSRSPHREKKKKVKKYWDVPPPGFEHITPLQYKAMQAAGQIPATALLPTMTPDGLAVTPTPVPVVGSQMTRQARRLYVGNIPFGITEESMMDFFNAQMRLGGLTQAPGNPVLAVQINQDKNFAFLEFRSVDETTQAMAFDGIIFQGQSLKIRRPHDYQPLPGMSENPSVYVPVGVVSTVVPDSAHKLFIGGLPNYLNDDQVKELLTSFGPLKAFNLVKDSATGLSKGYAFCEYVDVNLNDQAIAGLNGMQLGDKKLLVQRASVGSKNATLTSMNQTPVTLQVPGMNSSVTQMGGLPTEVLCLMNMVAPEELVDDDEYEEIVEDVKDECSKYGQVKSIEIPRPVDGLEVPGTGKIFVEFTSVFDSQKAMQGLTGRKFANRVVVTKYCDPDAYHRRDFW; encoded by the exons ATGTCGGACTTCGACGAATTCGAGAGGCAGCTCTCCGAGAATAAACAAG CTGAACGGGACAAAGAGAACCGCCACCACCGCCGGTCCTCCTCCCGCAGCCGCAGCAGAGACAGGAaaaggaggagcagagacagggacagacgcAGCAGGGACCACCGTGGGGACAGCAAGGAGCGCAGGCACAGGCGCAG CAGACAGCAAACCCCCCCGCCCATCCAGAAAGCTCCTGCGCGCATGCGTGTTTTTGTATCTGGAAAGGAGGGAAGAGACTCAGAGAACATGGAGAGTCTACAGACACG CTCACCAACCAGCTTCCCCCAGGAAAATGCTGGAAG CCGTTCTCCACAccgtgagaagaagaagaaggtgaagaagTACTGGGATGTTCCTCCACCTGGTTTTGAACACATCACTCCCCTGCAGTACAAAGCCATGCAAG CTGCAGGCCAGATCCCAGCCACAGCCCTCCTGCCAACTATGACTCCGGATGGCCTGGCTGTTACTCCCACCCCAGTACCTGTAGTGGGCAGCCAGATGACCCGGCAGGCCCGCCGGCTCTACGTCGGCAACATCCCCTTTGGTATCACAGAG GAATCCATGATGGACTTCTTCAATGCCCAAATGCGTTTGGGTGGTCTAACTCAGGCCCCTGGAAACCCTGTCCTTGCAGTACAGATCAATCAGGATAAGAATTTTGCCTTCCTTGAG TTTCGTTCAGTGGATGAAACCACACAGGCCATGGCCTTTGATGGCATCATCTTTCAAGGCCAGAGCCTCAAAATTCGCCGTCCCCATGATTACCAACCTCTGCCGGGCATGAGCGAGAATCCCAGTGTCTATGTGCCTG TAGGTGTGGTGTCAACAGTGGTGCCTGACTCGGCTCACAAGCTCTTCATTGGTGGCTTGCCCAACTACCTGAATGATGACCAG GTGAAGGAGCTGTTGACGTCATTTGGTCCTCTGAAGGCCTTCAACCTGGTGAAAGACAGTGCCACAGGCTTATCTAAAGGATATGCTTTCTGTGAATATGTTGATGTAAACCTGAATGACCAG GCTATTGCTGGGCTGAACGGCATGCAGCTGGGAGACAAGAAGCTCCTGGTGCAAAGAGCAAGTGTGGGATCCAAGAACGCCACTCTG ACAAGTATGAACCAGACCCCCGTGACGCTGCAGGTGCCAGGTATGAACAGCTCAGTAACTCAGATGGGCGGCCTCCCCACTGAGGTGCTGTGTCTGATGAACATGGTGGCCCCCGAAGAGCTGGTTGACGATGACGAATATGAGGAGATCGTGGAGGACGTCAAAGACGAGTGCAGCAAGTACGGCCAAGTCAAGAGCATTGAGATCCCTCGACCTGTGGACGGCCTGGAGGTGCCTGGGACTGGCAAG ATCTTTGTGGAATTCACATCCGTCTTTGACTCCCAGAAGGCCATGCAGGGGTTGACAGGACGGAAGTTTGCCAACAGGGTGGTGGTGACCAAATACTGCGATCCAGACGCGTATCACCGCCGAGACTTCTGGTAG
- the u2af2a gene encoding U2 small nuclear RNA auxiliary factor 2a isoform X4 codes for MSDFDEFERQLSENKQAERDKENRHHRRSSSRSRSRDRKRRSRDRDRRSRDHRGDSKERRHRRSRQQTPPPIQKAPARMRVFVSGKEGRDSENMESLQTRSPTSFPQENAGSRSPHREKKKKVKKYWDVPPPGFEHITPLQYKAMQAAGQIPATALLPTMTPDGLAVTPTPVPVVGSQMTRQARRLYVGNIPFGITEESMMDFFNAQMRLGGLTQAPGNPVLAVQINQDKNFAFLEFRSVDETTQAMAFDGIIFQGQSLKIRRPHDYQPLPGMSENPSVYVPGVVSTVVPDSAHKLFIGGLPNYLNDDQVKELLTSFGPLKAFNLVKDSATGLSKGYAFCEYVDVNLNDQAIAGLNGMQLGDKKLLVQRASVGSKNATLTSMNQTPVTLQVPGMNSSVTQMGGLPTEVLCLMNMVAPEELVDDDEYEEIVEDVKDECSKYGQVKSIEIPRPVDGLEVPGTGKIFVEFTSVFDSQKAMQGLTGRKFANRVVVTKYCDPDAYHRRDFW; via the exons ATGTCGGACTTCGACGAATTCGAGAGGCAGCTCTCCGAGAATAAACAAG CTGAACGGGACAAAGAGAACCGCCACCACCGCCGGTCCTCCTCCCGCAGCCGCAGCAGAGACAGGAaaaggaggagcagagacagggacagacgcAGCAGGGACCACCGTGGGGACAGCAAGGAGCGCAGGCACAGGCGCAG CAGACAGCAAACCCCCCCGCCCATCCAGAAAGCTCCTGCGCGCATGCGTGTTTTTGTATCTGGAAAGGAGGGAAGAGACTCAGAGAACATGGAGAGTCTACAGACACG CTCACCAACCAGCTTCCCCCAGGAAAATGCTGGAAG CCGTTCTCCACAccgtgagaagaagaagaaggtgaagaagTACTGGGATGTTCCTCCACCTGGTTTTGAACACATCACTCCCCTGCAGTACAAAGCCATGCAAG CTGCAGGCCAGATCCCAGCCACAGCCCTCCTGCCAACTATGACTCCGGATGGCCTGGCTGTTACTCCCACCCCAGTACCTGTAGTGGGCAGCCAGATGACCCGGCAGGCCCGCCGGCTCTACGTCGGCAACATCCCCTTTGGTATCACAGAG GAATCCATGATGGACTTCTTCAATGCCCAAATGCGTTTGGGTGGTCTAACTCAGGCCCCTGGAAACCCTGTCCTTGCAGTACAGATCAATCAGGATAAGAATTTTGCCTTCCTTGAG TTTCGTTCAGTGGATGAAACCACACAGGCCATGGCCTTTGATGGCATCATCTTTCAAGGCCAGAGCCTCAAAATTCGCCGTCCCCATGATTACCAACCTCTGCCGGGCATGAGCGAGAATCCCAGTGTCTATGTGCCTG GTGTGGTGTCAACAGTGGTGCCTGACTCGGCTCACAAGCTCTTCATTGGTGGCTTGCCCAACTACCTGAATGATGACCAG GTGAAGGAGCTGTTGACGTCATTTGGTCCTCTGAAGGCCTTCAACCTGGTGAAAGACAGTGCCACAGGCTTATCTAAAGGATATGCTTTCTGTGAATATGTTGATGTAAACCTGAATGACCAG GCTATTGCTGGGCTGAACGGCATGCAGCTGGGAGACAAGAAGCTCCTGGTGCAAAGAGCAAGTGTGGGATCCAAGAACGCCACTCTG ACAAGTATGAACCAGACCCCCGTGACGCTGCAGGTGCCAGGTATGAACAGCTCAGTAACTCAGATGGGCGGCCTCCCCACTGAGGTGCTGTGTCTGATGAACATGGTGGCCCCCGAAGAGCTGGTTGACGATGACGAATATGAGGAGATCGTGGAGGACGTCAAAGACGAGTGCAGCAAGTACGGCCAAGTCAAGAGCATTGAGATCCCTCGACCTGTGGACGGCCTGGAGGTGCCTGGGACTGGCAAG ATCTTTGTGGAATTCACATCCGTCTTTGACTCCCAGAAGGCCATGCAGGGGTTGACAGGACGGAAGTTTGCCAACAGGGTGGTGGTGACCAAATACTGCGATCCAGACGCGTATCACCGCCGAGACTTCTGGTAG
- the u2af2a gene encoding U2 small nuclear RNA auxiliary factor 2a isoform X2, with protein MSDFDEFERQLSENKQAERDKENRHHRRSSSRSRSRDRKRRSRDRDRRSRDHRGDSKERRHRRSRQQTPPPIQKAPARMRVFVSGKEGRDSENMESLQTRSPTSFPQENAGSRSPHREKKKKVKKYWDVPPPGFEHITPLQYKAMQAAGQIPATALLPTMTPDGLAVTPTPVPVVGSQMTRQARRLYVGNIPFGITEESMMDFFNAQMRLGGLTQAPGNPVLAVQINQDKNFAFLEFRSVDETTQAMAFDGIIFQGQSLKIRRPHDYQPLPGMSENPSVYVPGTQTINGVVSTVVPDSAHKLFIGGLPNYLNDDQVKELLTSFGPLKAFNLVKDSATGLSKGYAFCEYVDVNLNDQAIAGLNGMQLGDKKLLVQRASVGSKNATLTSMNQTPVTLQVPGMNSSVTQMGGLPTEVLCLMNMVAPEELVDDDEYEEIVEDVKDECSKYGQVKSIEIPRPVDGLEVPGTGKIFVEFTSVFDSQKAMQGLTGRKFANRVVVTKYCDPDAYHRRDFW; from the exons ATGTCGGACTTCGACGAATTCGAGAGGCAGCTCTCCGAGAATAAACAAG CTGAACGGGACAAAGAGAACCGCCACCACCGCCGGTCCTCCTCCCGCAGCCGCAGCAGAGACAGGAaaaggaggagcagagacagggacagacgcAGCAGGGACCACCGTGGGGACAGCAAGGAGCGCAGGCACAGGCGCAG CAGACAGCAAACCCCCCCGCCCATCCAGAAAGCTCCTGCGCGCATGCGTGTTTTTGTATCTGGAAAGGAGGGAAGAGACTCAGAGAACATGGAGAGTCTACAGACACG CTCACCAACCAGCTTCCCCCAGGAAAATGCTGGAAG CCGTTCTCCACAccgtgagaagaagaagaaggtgaagaagTACTGGGATGTTCCTCCACCTGGTTTTGAACACATCACTCCCCTGCAGTACAAAGCCATGCAAG CTGCAGGCCAGATCCCAGCCACAGCCCTCCTGCCAACTATGACTCCGGATGGCCTGGCTGTTACTCCCACCCCAGTACCTGTAGTGGGCAGCCAGATGACCCGGCAGGCCCGCCGGCTCTACGTCGGCAACATCCCCTTTGGTATCACAGAG GAATCCATGATGGACTTCTTCAATGCCCAAATGCGTTTGGGTGGTCTAACTCAGGCCCCTGGAAACCCTGTCCTTGCAGTACAGATCAATCAGGATAAGAATTTTGCCTTCCTTGAG TTTCGTTCAGTGGATGAAACCACACAGGCCATGGCCTTTGATGGCATCATCTTTCAAGGCCAGAGCCTCAAAATTCGCCGTCCCCATGATTACCAACCTCTGCCGGGCATGAGCGAGAATCCCAGTGTCTATGTGCCTGGTACACAGACAATTAATG GTGTGGTGTCAACAGTGGTGCCTGACTCGGCTCACAAGCTCTTCATTGGTGGCTTGCCCAACTACCTGAATGATGACCAG GTGAAGGAGCTGTTGACGTCATTTGGTCCTCTGAAGGCCTTCAACCTGGTGAAAGACAGTGCCACAGGCTTATCTAAAGGATATGCTTTCTGTGAATATGTTGATGTAAACCTGAATGACCAG GCTATTGCTGGGCTGAACGGCATGCAGCTGGGAGACAAGAAGCTCCTGGTGCAAAGAGCAAGTGTGGGATCCAAGAACGCCACTCTG ACAAGTATGAACCAGACCCCCGTGACGCTGCAGGTGCCAGGTATGAACAGCTCAGTAACTCAGATGGGCGGCCTCCCCACTGAGGTGCTGTGTCTGATGAACATGGTGGCCCCCGAAGAGCTGGTTGACGATGACGAATATGAGGAGATCGTGGAGGACGTCAAAGACGAGTGCAGCAAGTACGGCCAAGTCAAGAGCATTGAGATCCCTCGACCTGTGGACGGCCTGGAGGTGCCTGGGACTGGCAAG ATCTTTGTGGAATTCACATCCGTCTTTGACTCCCAGAAGGCCATGCAGGGGTTGACAGGACGGAAGTTTGCCAACAGGGTGGTGGTGACCAAATACTGCGATCCAGACGCGTATCACCGCCGAGACTTCTGGTAG